In one window of Hymenobacter nivis DNA:
- a CDS encoding cytochrome C oxidase subunit IV family protein: MSAPVAPDHAVQTGEITKPNTAGIWKIFFILVGITAIEFAVTFAMEAQSVRTLRNSILIGLTILKAFFIVGEFMHLKHETKGLIWTILVPSVLLVWLLVALVTEGSSIGETLSNMFS; the protein is encoded by the coding sequence ATGTCTGCTCCTGTTGCTCCTGACCATGCCGTACAAACCGGCGAAATCACCAAACCCAATACGGCCGGGATTTGGAAAATATTTTTCATACTGGTTGGCATTACCGCCATTGAGTTTGCTGTCACGTTTGCCATGGAGGCGCAAAGCGTGCGCACCTTGCGCAACAGCATCCTCATTGGCCTGACCATTTTGAAGGCGTTCTTCATTGTAGGTGAGTTCATGCACTTGAAGCATGAGACCAAAGGCCTTATATGGACTATTTTGGTGCCTAGCGTGCTGTTGGTGTGGCTGCTGGTTGCTTTGGTGACAGAAGGTTC